One genomic segment of Catalinimonas alkaloidigena includes these proteins:
- a CDS encoding class I SAM-dependent methyltransferase produces MSNQDGFINVSLKDNISLYYQRLSILKSIKSSLKHFSGIMLDTGCGKMPYKSFLLENSDIKEYIGLDIEEAKVYDAHVQPDYRWDGKKMPFEDDSFDCAFATEVLEHVPEPDIFLKEVYRVLKTGGVFFFTTPFLWPLHEPPYDEYRYTPFSMERILKKNGFTDIEIKSLGGWNASLGQMIGLWVKRSPMHPRKRRILRKIALPILKYLYKHDNSNPDFFKGPMITGIFGTAYKK; encoded by the coding sequence ATGAGTAATCAGGATGGTTTTATAAATGTTTCTTTGAAAGATAATATCAGCCTTTATTATCAAAGACTCTCAATATTAAAGTCTATTAAAAGCAGTTTGAAGCATTTTAGTGGAATTATGTTGGATACAGGATGTGGTAAAATGCCCTATAAAAGCTTCTTGCTGGAAAACTCGGATATCAAAGAATATATAGGGTTAGATATTGAGGAGGCTAAAGTCTATGACGCACATGTACAGCCAGATTACCGTTGGGATGGAAAAAAGATGCCCTTTGAAGACGATAGCTTTGATTGCGCTTTTGCCACAGAAGTATTAGAACATGTTCCTGAGCCTGATATTTTTTTAAAAGAAGTTTATCGAGTTTTGAAAACAGGAGGTGTATTTTTTTTCACTACTCCATTTCTTTGGCCTCTACATGAACCTCCTTATGATGAATACCGATATACTCCTTTCTCAATGGAAAGAATTTTAAAAAAGAACGGATTTACAGATATTGAGATAAAATCATTAGGTGGATGGAATGCCAGCTTAGGGCAAATGATTGGTTTATGGGTAAAACGCTCTCCTATGCATCCTCGGAAAAGAAGAATATTGAGGAAAATTGCTTTACCTATTTTAAAATATTTATATAAACATGATAACTCCAATCCAGACTTTTTCAAAGGACCTATGATCACAGGTATTTTTGGCACTGCCTATAAAAAATAA